From the Colletotrichum lupini chromosome 10, complete sequence genome, one window contains:
- a CDS encoding fungal specific transcription factor → MQHNGHSLSSRSPPAANIKSIQHNRSQSHDQNQSHSQDQDSDDGNQLQSGDENDLDQDDQDVTRLGKRKRPISVSCELCKQRKVKCDRGQPSCGWCSRNGALCEYKERKKPGLRAGYGRELEQRLDKLEEILRTHSEILQATLTSNQHHGVAPSIRNSNPSLPSDHGTPRETNALFRPSESHRTPQAETALFLQKPSSYPSTSQSMEFGMPPPTPSMHEFQGQMPMTSMAAPPSHITAMSHPSSAAQEYYGTNQTQLHSPDVAMAQSQASTAPDQELPPYDLLYALVDLYFKHINTWCPILHRKTTLDSLFGPSTLEETDRILLHAIVATTLRYSTDSRLTEESRQHYHSISKQRVLLYGMENSSVKALQALVILALDLVGSSNGPPGWNIMALITRSVVQLGLAVESTSFSVSPNFTSIYTLRAMILPEPKDFIEEESRRRLFWMIYLLDRYATLATAFEFALDDKEVDRTLPCRDDLWIKNQKVETRWFRTQDHSEDTNPEYEINKPENLGAFSYYIEILAILSKIHKFLKQPVDISALSDVEQWQMRYKELDNMLTSWKFGLPGEYGNMAKLFQPGNKTLNCGWVMLHATYHTAVIRLHSSAAYPTTRSPIFTPSYSASQRCHGAVENIAALGEFVVNNGLLAKLGPPFAFTLWVASRLLLVHGSTVEHKLSPQIQFFVETLREMGRYWPVAARYCGLLQRVLDEHRDSERQGDGVTPSSVKILADMRRTAFDLDFLISRQPRANGMPNHSRLPSVTPARTPAPNELEYLDVFDFFNVPRLPAGNEIQHGMSGSNGQNGTTSGMDASSENGGSNAPPAPGNEFNITNFMVDANSDWLFKQEGAKFLS, encoded by the exons ATGCAGCACAACGGTCACTCCCTCAGCAGCCGGTCACCGCCTGCAGCTAACATCAAGTCGATTCAGCACAACCGTAGCCAGAGCCATGACCAAAATCAGTCTCATAGCCAGGACCAGGACTCTGACGACGGCAACCAGCTGCAAAGCGGAGACGAAAACGATCTTGACCAAGACGATCAGGATGTCACCCGCCTTGGGAAGCGCAAGAGACCCATATCTGTCTC ATGCGAGCTATGCAAGCAGAGAAAG GTGAAGTGTGACCGAGGACAGCCCTCCTGCGGCTGGTGCAGCCGCAATGGAGCCTTGTGCGAGTACAAGGAGCGCAAGAAGCCCGGCCTCCGTGCTGGCTACGGCCGCGAGCTGGAGCAGCGACTAGACAAGCTTGAGGAGATACTCAGAACTCACTCTGAGATTCTCCAGGCGACTCTGACATCCAATCAACACCACGGCGTAGCCCCAAGCATTCGGAATAGCAATCCAAGTCTGCCGAGTGATCATGGCACACCACGAGAGACCAATGCCTTGTTTAGGCCATCTGAGTCCCATCGAACGCCGCAGGCGGAAACGGCTCTCTTCCTTCAGAAACCATCATCTTACCCCTCAACTTCACAATCTATGGAGTTCGGAATGCCGCCTCCCACCCCATCCATGCACGAGTTTCAAGGTCAAATGCCCATGACCAGCATGGCTGCACCCCCAAGCCATATCACTGCCATGTCACACCCGAGCAGTGCGGCACAGGAATATTACGGCACAAACCAAACCCAATTACATTCTCCAGATGTTGCCATGGCACAAAGTCAGGCGTCAACGGCGCCAGACCAGGAGCTGCCGCCCTACGACCTGCTTTATGCCCTCGTCGATCTTTACTTCAAGCACATCAACACCTGGTGTCCTATTCTGCATCGAAAGACGACCCTGGATTCTTTGTTTGGCCCATCCACCCTTGAAGAGACAGATCGTATTCTGCTTCATGCCATTGTTGCCACAACACTCCGATACTCTACTGACTCAAGACTGACCGAGGAAAGTCGGCAGCATTACCATTCCATATCGAAGCAGAGGGTCTTGCTCTATGGCATGGAAAATTCCTCTGTTAAGGCCCTTCAAGCCTTAGTAATTCTTGCTCTGGATCTCGTCGGCAGCAGTAATGGCCCCCCTGGTTGGAACATTATGGCTCTCATTACTAGGTCAGTTGTTCAGCTCGGGCTGGCCGTTGAGAGCACTTCCTTTTCAGTCTCGCCAAATTTTACCTCCATTTATACACTGAGGGCCATGATTTTACCAGAACCCAAGGACTTCATCGAGGAGGAATCTAGGCGGCGGCTCTTTTGGATGATTTACCTTCTCGATCGGTATGCTACTCTAGCCACTGCCTTCGAATTCGCTCTGGATGACAAGGAAGTCGACCGGACCTTACCGTGCCGAGATGATCTATGGATCAAGAATCAGAAAGTTGAAACCCGATGGTTTAGGACCCAGGACCATTCTGAGGACACGAATCCTGAATACGAGATCAACAAGCCAGAGAACCTCGGTGCTTTCTCATATTACATAGAGATCTTGGCAATACTGTCCAAGATTCACAAGTTCTTGAAACAACCCGTCGATATAAGCGCTCTCAGCGACGTGGAGCAATGGCAGATGCGATACAAGGAGCTCGACAACATGCTCACATCCTGGAAGTTCGGCCTTCCTGGGGAGTATGGCAATATGGCCAAGTTATTCCAGCCCGGTAACAAGACGCTGAACTGCGGCTGGGTGATGCTGCATGCAACATACCACACGGCTGTGATCCGACTGCATTCATCGGCGGCGTATCCGACAACTCGTTCGCCAATTTTCACCCCCTCATACAGTGCCTCGCAGCGCTGTCACGGGGCCGTCGAGAACATTGCTGCGCTGGGTGAATTCGTCGTCAATAACGGCCTTTTGGCAAAGCTAGGCCCTCCCTTCGCATTCACCTTATGGGTAGCCTCGCGTCTGTTACTAGTCCATGGGTCTACCGTTGAGCACAAGCTCTCGCCTCAGATTCAATTCTTTGTCGAGACACTACGCGAAATGGGACGCTACTGGCCTGTAGCTGCGCGATACTGCGGCCTCTTGCAACGTGTTCTGGATGAACATCGCGACAGTGAGCGTCAAGGGGATGGTGTCACGCCCAGCTCAGTTAAGATACTAGCCGACATGCGTCGCACAGCGTTTGACctcgacttcttaatatcccGTCAGCCCCGTGCCAACGGCATGCCAAATCACAGCCGGCTTCCCAGCGTCACACCAGCCAGAACACCAGCACCAAATGAGCTCGAGTACCTGGACGTATTCGACTTTTTCAACGTGCCACGCCTACCCGCTGGCAACGAGATTCAGCATGGCATGAGCGGCAGTAACGGGCAGAACGGGACCACGTCGGGCATGGATGCTAGTAGTGAAAATGGCGGATCCAATGCGCCACCAGCCCCGGGCAACGAGTTCAACATTACGAATTTCATGGTTGATGCCAACAGTGATTGGCTCTTCAAGCAGGAGGGTGCCAAATTTCTTTCATGA
- a CDS encoding mandelate racemase/muconate lactonizing enzyme domain-containing protein — MASVRSFPSIKEIRTFVIGGVGSGGDYHNVKGGHWLIDSPISTPCSRWEQYRNSRTSWGINVLGSFLIEIEATDGTVGIATGFGGPPACWLVHQHFERFLIGADPRNTNLLFEQMYRGSMFYGRKGLPLAVISVIDLAIWDLLGKVRNEPVYRLIGGATKERLDFYCTGPEPSAAKTMGFWGGKVPLPYCPEDGHAGLKKNVEFLRKHRESVGPDFPIMVDCYMSLNVSYTIEIVKACEDLNINWWEECLSPDDTDGFEQIKRAHPTIKFTTGEHEYSRFGFRKLIEGRNLDIIQPDVMWLGGLTELLKVSAMASAYDIPVVPHASGPYSYHFVISQPNTPFQEYLANSPDGKSVLPVFGDLFLDEPIPTKGFLTTADLDKPGFGLTLNPAVRSKLISGKALLNASPERPLKSVEETEAK; from the exons ATGGCGTCCGTGAGGTCTTTCCCCTCCATCAAGGAGATTCGGACGTTTGTCATTGGCGGCGTTGGTTCCGGCGGTGATTACCACAATGTCAAGGGTGGCCACTG GCTGATTGACAGCCCCATTTCTACTCCCTGTTCGCGATGGGAGCAGTACCGTAACTCAAGAACTAGCTGGGGCATCAACGTCCTGGGCTCATTCCTCATCGAGATCGAAGCGACAGACGGCACTGTCGGCATTGCTACTGGCTTTGGAG GTCCTCCGGCGTGTTGGCTCGTCCACCAGCACTTTGAGCGTTTCCTCATCGGCGCTGATCCCCGAAACACAAACCTGCTGTTTGAGCAGATGTACAGAGGCTCCATGTTCTATGGCCGAAAGGGTCTTCCTCTTGCCGTCATCTCCGTCATCGATCTCGCCATCTGGGATTTGCTTGGCAAGGTGAGAAATGAGCCTGTATACAGGCTCATTGGTGGCGCCACCAAGGAGCGCCTGGACTTCTACTGCACTGGCCCCGAACCGTCGGCAGCCAAGACGATGGGCTTCTGGGGCGGCAAGGTCCCTCTTCCGTACTGCCCAGAGGATGGCCACGCCGGCCTGAAGAAGAACGTCGAGTTCCTTCGCAAGCACCGCGAAAGCGTTGGGCCCGATTTCCCCATTATGGTGGACTGCTACATGAGTCTCAATGTGTCTTACACAATCGAAATTGTCAAGGCCTGCGAGGACCTCAACATCAACTGGTGGGAGGAGTGTCTGTCGCCCGATGACACGGACGGCTTTGAGCAAATCAAGCGCGCGCACCCCACCATCAAGTTCACCACTGGCGAGCACGAGTACTCTCGATTCGGATTCCGCAAGCTCATTGAGGGACGCAACCTGGATATTATCCAGCCCGATGTCATGTGGCTCGGTGGCCTCACGGAACTGCTCAAGGTCTCTGCCATGGCCTCAGCATACGACATCCCTGTTGTGCCTCACGCCAGTGGCCCTTACAGCTACCACTTTGTCATTTCGCAGCCGAACACGCCCTTCCAGGAGTACCTCGCCAACTCGCCCGACGGCAAGAGCGTTCTGCCCGTCTTCGGCGACCTGTTCCTCGACGAGCCCATCCCGACAAAGGGCTTCCTGACGACGGCTGATCTTGACAAGCCCGGCTTCGGTCTGACGCTCAACCCCGCCGTCAGGTCAAAACTGATCTCGGGCAAGGCCCTGTTGAATGCCAGCCCC GAGAGGCCCCTCAAGTCGGTGGAGGAGACGGAGGCGAAATGA
- a CDS encoding short-chain dehydrogenase, which yields MAPTNLLAGKTAIITGGTTGIGKAIALEYIKQGANVVVNHLGLEKDQPHLDALVADAAAAKQENPNAGRLADIIGDVREPETAAKLVARAVEHSGNARLDICVSNAGICTFAEFLELTPDLFTKTVRTNLDGAFYVVQAAARQMSQQSPAGGSIIGISSISALVGGGQQTHYTPTKAGVLSLMQSTAVALGKYNIRCNALLPGTIKTQLNEEDLADDAKRAYTEGRIPLGRTGVPSDLAGPAVFLACEYLSGYVTGAQLLVDGGLFVNLQ from the coding sequence ATGGCCCCGACGAACTTGCTTGCTGGCAAGACTGCCATCATCACGGGCGGCACCACTGGCATTGGAAAGGCTATTGCGTTGGAATACATAAAGCAGGGTGCCAACGTTGTCGTAAACCATTTGGGTCTTGAAAAGGACCAGCCCCACCTTGATGCTCTCGTTGCCGACGCCGCTGCTGCAAAGCAAGAGAACCCCAACGCGGGTCGTCTGGCCGATATAATTGGTGATGTTCGCGAGCCCGAGACGGCAGCAAAGTTGGTAGCCCGTGCCGTCGAGCATTCCGGCAACGCCCGTCTAGACATCTGCGTCTCCAATGCTGGCATCTGCACATTTGCCGAGTTTCTCGAGCTGACTCCGGACCTGTTCACCAAGACAGTCCGTACCAACCTCGACGGCGCCTTCTATGTCGTACAGGCAGCCGCTCGCCAGATGAGCCAGCAATCGCCCGCCGGTGGCAGCATCATTGGCATCTCGTCCATCTCCGCCCTCGTCGGTGGCGGCCAGCAGACCCATTACACCCCAACCAAGGCTGGTGTACTCAGCCTCATGCAGAGCACTGCCGTTGCCCTGGGAAAGTACAATATTCGCTGCAATGCTCTGCTCCCCGGTACGATCAAGACACAGCTCAACGAGGAGGACCTGGCCGACGATGCCAAGCGGGCCTACACGGAGGGCCGCATTCCACTGGGCCGCACCGGCGTGCCGTCCGACCTCGCCGGGCCCGCCGTCTTCCTAGCCTGCGAATACCTGAGTGGTTATGTGACTGGCGCGCAGTTGCTGGTCGACGGCGGCCTCTTTGTTAATCTTCAATAA
- a CDS encoding HAD-superfamily subfamily IIA hydrolase: protein MAPNHRASSTGSFIESIQAARKQLDNMALSTPDSSLDGSEASSPGDSPVGSPASALSPVTPSIRVDAPVADSFAFAFDIDGVLIRGGRAIPEAVEAMKVLNGENEYGIQIPYIFLTNGGGKTEEERCGDLSKQMEIEISPAQFICGHTPMREMADRFKTVLVVGGEGEKCRQVAEGYGFKDVITPGDIIKHNSATTPFRKLTPDELKNSRERDFTDVTIEAVFVFADSRDWAGDIQIMLDIAMSKGGKIGTLSETFDEGPPIYFSHNDVVWSAAHDNVRLGMGALRRMLEVAFKDVTKKKGKLHTHAFGKPQVSTFEFATRLLQQWRRQQHGLDAPPDTVYFVGDTPESDIRGTNLYDEHADNEWHSILVKTGVYQDGTEPAYKPKATVNTVLDAVRYGIQREIRKRVVTSLRKDILGEEDCLRAMQEKGSACYTPLEERSQPILG from the exons ATGGCTCCCAATCACCGAGCTTCGTCCACCGGCAGCTTCATCGAGAGCATTCAAGCTGCCCGGAAGCAACTGGACAATATGGCACTGAGCACTCCTGATTCCTCGCTCGACGGCTCAGAAGCATCATCCCCTGGCGACTCTCCTGTCGGAAGCCCTGCTAGCGCTCTTTCACCCGTCACCCCTTCGATAAGAGTCGATGCTCCCGTGGCCGATAGCTTCGCTTTCGCCTTTGACATTGATGGTGTCCTTATCCGTGGTGGCCGTGCCATTCCCGAGGCCGTTGAGGCTATGAAGGTACTCAACGGCGAGAATGAATACGGCATTCAGAT TCCTTATATCTTCCTCACGAACGGAGGCGGCAAGACCGAAGAAGAAAGATGTGGCGACCTGTCAAAACAAATGGAGATCGAAATCTCTCCCGCACAATTTATTTGTGGCCACACTCCCATGAGGGAAATGGCCGACCGATTCAAGACTGTGTTGGTTGTCGGTGGAGAAGGCGAGAAGTGCCGTCAAGTTGCTGAAGGCTACGGCTTCAAGGACGTCATCACGCCCGGCGATATCATCAAGCACAACTCGGCCACAACACCATTCCGCAAGCTTACGCCCGACGAGCTCAAGAACTCTCGCGAGCGTGACTTCACTGACGTTACCATCGAGGCCGTCTTCGTCTTCGCGGATTCTCGCGATTGGGCCGGTGACATTCAGATCATGCTCGATATCGCAATGTCCAAGGGCGGCAAGATCGGTACTCTGAGCGAGACCTTTGATGAGGGCCCACCAATTTACTTCTCCCACAACGACGTCGTCTGGTCCGCGGCCCACGACAACGTGCGCTTGGGCATGGGTGCCCTCCGCCGCATGCTCGAGGTCGCCTTCAAGGACGTTAccaagaagaagggcaagcTCCACACACACGCCTTCGGCAAGCCCCAGGTCAGCACGTTCGAGTTTGCGACGAGGCTCTTGCAACAATGGAGACGCCAGCAGCACGGCCTCGACGCCCCTCCCGACACTGTCTACTTTGTCGGCGATACTCCCGAGTCCGATATTCGCGGCACAAACCTGTACGACGAGCACGCGGACAACGAGTGGCACAGCATCCTGGTCAAGACCGGTGTCTACCAAGATGGTACGGAGCCGGCTTACAAGCCCAAGGCTACCGTTAACACCGTCCTGGACGCCGTGCGCTACGGTATTCAGCGCGAGATCCGCAAGCGGGTCGTCACCTCGTTGCGCAAGGACATCCTCGGCGAAGAAGACTGCCTTCGCGCCATGCAGGAGAAAGGTAGCGCGTGTTACACTCCCCTTGAGGAGCGTTCGCAACCAATTCTGGGTTAA
- a CDS encoding cytochrome c oxidase subunit COX9, which translates to MAGATAVKPITGMLRRNLVLDLGIALGKPFSLQRFATPVFNPCFPTQSENDSINVAFTGLGFAMANVYWYGFHMPRTNARDSYYAKLEQQKAEARKA; encoded by the exons ATGGCCGGCGCTACTGCTGTTAAGCCCATCACGGGC ATGCTGCGACGCAACCTCGTTCTCGACCTTGGTATCGCCCTCGGTAAGCCTTTTTC CTTGCAGCGATTTGCTACTCCAGTGTTCAACCCTTGCTTTCCGACACAATCCGAGAATGACTCAATTAACGTTGCCTTTACAGGTCTTGGTTTCGCCATGGCCAACGTCTACTG GTACGGCTTCCACATGCCGCGCACGAACGCCCGCGACAGCTACTACGCCAAGCTCGAGCAGCAGAAGGCCGAGGCCCGCAAGGCATAA
- a CDS encoding RNA recognition domain-containing protein, translating into MATLPVGEDKWLDYVAENSRHANDLEKRVHVIELFKHAVEAEPNSVKVWRAYCDYFWSLYVDSQSYEAGWPDEERRMGCELFSLNAALSLWQQGYEAILFRINDSHELWNRWISLESGLLARSRTAEGIRRITFLYTDRLQVPHVTRDSTMQDFSEFLSTYNKAAWEETMQGITANPKSQEAKKLTEDRDDYEFKLRQASREGKDEAYRNLLRGYLEWECAQSKRSNKQAEATGDLCRGLYARALTGTFAFDDTTWNEYVRFLSTSGTYAQSPQGMVDVLRRAVDHCPWSGAIWSRYILTAEDAKLPFNEIEQIKHKATSNPELYKNGMTALIDMYAAWCGFLKRKAMDLNATDEDVDVADMGLRAALESLEEAKHRYSDSYRGDPNFRLERIYIQYLTEKKRNVDEARSEWHKLAEKQLYADSYDFWLNYYLWEMMVFAANGKDRSPTPSTAAIGLRVPSVATAVLGRAIKRKSLDWPERVIDVYVQHCNDYELPSTVRIAIDTVYESRKEVAKRREREAAQAAEYYAAQQEQQNAYAVQAVDDDASSSSKRKREAETDTADDTTNKRPRSEATEAETALKNQSLKRDRENTSVLVSNLPAETTKTKIRQYFKEYGHIVDVTDPAIDPSDNTQTVMVEFRTPEEAQSALLRDGKYFGPAQINVKPGTDLTLFVTNYPPTADKAYIASLFKDCGEILSIRMPSLKGNVRRRFSYVTFRDRSASAKATAKHGTLLDGKFKLSAMYSDPSRAKKRDGAIEEGRELHVTNLDPAASEDDVHKVFEKYGTVKRVSIPKNMAGKGHGAAYVEMGTKEEAEKAASGLNNVNFRGNVIAVQVSTPSIYKRSAAVSKDGASPAPSRDDDGDATMGDSNGDATGLQGGPSRAEIASRTIALLDIPDTVNDARVKEIVEKVGGFKSFVLQPSHGGAKIEFEDEPSAGRAMLQLDGYVLDGRKLRTGSVEELKRAKGEFRTEKIVYGTGGKKQTDKTAAPKKAGTGPAFIPPSTAVKRPVLGGAKRGGLGFMPKALSVREGGPAANPQPESKVNGAGVETETRKPMKSNADFKALLMSTTTTTNAPKDGESVGENGSGPVVEDRQ; encoded by the coding sequence ATGGCGACCCTGCCGGTAGGGGAGGACAAATGGTTGGATTACGTCGCTGAGAACAGTCGACACGCCAACGATCTAGAGAAGCGCGTTCATGTCATCGAGCTGTTCAAACATGCCGTCGAGGCCGAACCCAACAGCGTCAAAGTCTGGCGCGCATACTGCGATTACTTTTGGTCCCTTTATGTCGACAGTCAGTCTTACGAAGCAGGATGGCCCGACGAGGAACGCCGCATGGGCTGCGAGCTCTTTTCTCTCAACGCTGCCCTCTCGCTATGGCAGCAAGGCTACGAGGCCATCCTATTCCGAATCAACGACAGTCACGAACTTTGGAACCGATGGATATCACTGGAAAGTGGGCTGCTCGCACGCTCGCGCACCGCCGAGGGAATCCGCCGCATCACGTTCCTCTACACCGATCGACTGCAGGTTCCACATGTAACCCGCGACAGTACCATGCAAGACTTTTCCGAGTTTTTATCGACCTATAACAAAGCCGCCTGGGAGGAGACTATGCAGGGAATTACTGCAAATCCAAAATCACAAGAGGCCAAGAAGTTGACCGAGGATCGTGACGACTACGAATTTAAGCTGCGCCAAGCGTCCCGTGAGGGCAAGGACGAAGCTTACCGCAATCTCCTCAGAGGATATCTTGAGTGGGAGTGCGCTCAGAGCAAGAGAAGCAATAAGCAGGCAGAGGCTACGGGTGACCTCTGCCGGGGACTTTACGCCAGAGCCTTGACCGGCACCTTTGCCTTCGACGATACCACCTGGAATGAATATGTCCGCTTTCTATCTACCTCTGGGACATATGCACAATCGCCCCAGGGTATGGTTGATGTTTTGCGTCGGGCTGTTGACCATTGCCCGTGGTCAGGGGCCATTTGGTCGCGCTACATCCTAACCGCTGAAGACGCCAAGCTCCCCTTCAACGAGATCGAGCAGATCAAACACAAGGCGACGAGCAACCCTGAGCTTTATAAGAATGGCATGACGGCGCTCATCGACATGTACGCGGCCTGGTGCGGGTTCCTCAAGCGAAAGGCAATGGATCTGAATGCAACCGACGAGGACGTTGATGTCGCTGATATGGGCTTGCGCGCTGCACTTGAATCTCTTGAGGAGGCCAAACACCGTTACAGCGATAGCTACAGAGGCGATCCTAATTTCCGTCTGGAGCGCATCTACATTCAGTATCTAACCGAGAAGAAACGCAACGTCGACGAAGCGAGAAGCGAGTGGCACAAGCTGGCCGAAAAGCAGCTATATGCCGATAGCTATGACTTCTGGCTGAACTACTACCTTTGGGAAATGATGGTGTTTGCCGCCAACGGCAAAGACCGCAGCCCAACACCGTCCACCGCGGCGATTGGCTTAAGAGTGCCGTCGGTGGCTACAGCTGTCCTCGGAAGGGCCATCAAGCGTAAGAGCTTAGACTGGCCTGAGAGGGTCATTGACGTTTACGTCCAGCACTGCAATGACTACGAGCTCCCCAGTACGGTTCGCATTGCTATTGACACGGTCTACGAATCCCGCAAGGAGGTCGCCAAGcggcgagagagagaggcagCTCAAGCCGCTGAGTACTATGCTGCTCAGCAAGAACAGCAAAATGCCTATGCAGTTCAAGCGGTGGATGATGACGCGTCTTCCAGCTctaagaggaagcgggaagcGGAGACTGATACAGCCGATGATACTACCAACAAACGACCCAGAAGTGAGGCCACAGAGGCCGAGACAGCCTTGAAGAATCAGAGCCTCAAAAGGGATCGAGAGAACACATCAGTTCTCGTTAGCAACCTTCCTGCGGAAACAACCAAGACCAAAATACGCCAATACTTCAAAGAGTACGGCCACATTGTCGACGTTACGGACCCTGCCATTGACCCTTCAGACAACACCCAGACGGTCATGGTAGAATTCAGGACCCCGGAGGAGGCTCAATCGGCTCTGCTCCGAGACGGGAAATACTTCGGACCGGCCCAAATCAACGTCAAACCCGGAACTGATCTGACCCTCTTCGTCACCAACTACCCGCCCACAGCAGACAAGGCCTACATCGCAAGCCTCTTCAAGGATTGCGGCGAGATACTGAGTATCAGGATGCCCAGCTTGAAGGGTAACGTTCGCCGACGCTTCAGCTACGTGACATTTCGCGATCGTTCGGCTTCTGCTAAAGCAACTGCAAAGCATGGTACTCTTCTCGATGGAAAGTTCAAATTATCGGCCATGTACTCTGATCCGTCCCGTGCGAAGAAGCGTGATGGCGCCATCGAGGAAGGCAGAGAACTTCACGTCACCAATCTCGACCCTGCGGCCAGCGAGGATGACGTCCATAAGGTTTTCGAGAAATACGGAACTGTGAAGCGCGTCAGCATCCCGAAAAACATGGCAGGTAAAGGCCATGGAGCAGCCTATGTTGAAATGGGAACCAAGGAGGAGGCCGAGAAGGCTGCTTCTGGGCTGAACAACGTCAACTTCCGCGGCAACGTCATCGCCGTACAAGTGTCAACACCCAGCATCTACAAGAGGTCAGCGGCTGTTTCGAAAGATGGCGCATCTCCGGCGCCAAGTCGAGATGATGACGGAGACGCGACGATGGGAGACAGCAATGGTGATGCGACTGGCCTTCAAGGTGGGCCAAGTCGCGCCGAGATCGCCTCACGGACCATCGCACTTTTAGATATCCCAGACACTGTCAACGACGCGCGGGTGAAGGAAATTGTTGAGAAGGTGGGGGGCTTCAAGAGCTTCGTTCTCCAGCCTAGTCATGGTGGCGCCAAGATCGAGTTCGAAGACGAACCAAGTGCCGGTCGCGCCATGCTCCAGCTCGACGGCTATGTTTTAGATGGTCGTAAGTTGCGAACCGGATCTGTTGAGGAGCTGAAACGGGCAAAAGGAGAATTCCGGACAGAGAAGATTGTGTACGGTACTGGCGGCAAGAAGCAGACTGACAAGACTGCGGCACCAAAGAAGGCTGGGACCGGCCCTGCCTTTATCCCTCCTTCCACGGCTGTCAAGCGGCCAGTCTTGGGCGGTGCCAAGAGGGGAGGATTGGGTTTTATGCCCAAGGCTTTGAGCGTGAGAGAGGGTGGCCCTGCCGCAAATCCACAACCAGAATCCAAAGTCAATGGCGCTGGTGTGGAAACAGAGACTCGGAAACCGATGAAGAGCAATGCCGACTTCAAGGCTCTGCTTATGTCTACAACTACTACAACTAATGCGCCCAAGGACGGAGAAAGTGTGGGGGAAAATGGCAGTGGTCCGGTCGTGGAAGACCGTCAATAA